The following coding sequences lie in one Natrarchaeobius halalkaliphilus genomic window:
- a CDS encoding metal-dependent hydrolase — protein MQPVVHLIIGYLCYAVYTRWQRDEVPTDRGALVAIVAAALPDLVDKPLAAAGVVPVGRTVGHSLLVVVPVTLAVWLAADRYGRRTLGTAFAIGLLSHVVTDVPWHVLSGEFHELGFLLWPITEMPSYIGIKPLGTVPILGVEATTLWLEAVIFVVGVALWIRDGKPGFDPIAERLLR, from the coding sequence ATGCAACCGGTCGTTCACCTGATAATCGGATACCTCTGTTATGCGGTTTACACCCGCTGGCAGCGCGACGAGGTGCCTACCGATCGGGGAGCACTCGTGGCGATCGTCGCCGCGGCGCTGCCGGATCTCGTGGATAAGCCGCTCGCGGCCGCCGGGGTCGTACCCGTCGGACGAACCGTCGGTCACTCGTTGCTGGTCGTCGTTCCGGTCACTCTCGCCGTCTGGCTCGCCGCAGACCGATACGGTCGTCGAACGCTGGGAACCGCGTTCGCTATCGGGCTGCTTTCACACGTCGTAACTGACGTCCCCTGGCACGTTCTCTCCGGAGAGTTCCACGAACTCGGTTTTCTCCTCTGGCCGATCACGGAAATGCCGTCGTACATCGGAATCAAGCCCCTCGGTACGGTCCCTATCCTCGGGGTAGAGGCGACGACGCTGTGGCTCGAGGCGGTTATCTTCGTCGTCGGAGTCGCGCTGTGGATCCGCGACGGAAAGCCTGGATTCGACCCCATCGCGGAGCGGCTACTTCGGTAA
- a CDS encoding transporter, which translates to MVRLSTVVILAGVVLLFVPIPPIATISGILVILVGIALRLLKSA; encoded by the coding sequence ATGGTTCGACTCTCGACGGTCGTCATCCTCGCTGGTGTCGTGTTGCTTTTCGTTCCGATTCCGCCGATCGCGACGATTTCCGGAATCCTGGTAATCCTCGTCGGAATCGCGCTTCGGCTACTCAAGAGTGCATAG
- a CDS encoding helix-turn-helix domain-containing protein: MTSIADIEIPADGTGLGELFDDVPGLTCEMERVIASSGHGLWLAGSSRSKIEDALTDAAAIDTYSCITDDEERYLYDIEFDDGTVDPFEVVLEQNGTVLSASASNGSWLLSVRVIDRENVSTLYDRLVEYDVSPTIVRLFDLAEESRTQCGLTARQYETLVAAIDHGYFEIPREVSMQELSDELDISHQALSERLRRAYRALVTSELNVTEEEATAPPLASD, encoded by the coding sequence ATGACATCGATAGCTGACATAGAAATTCCAGCCGACGGAACCGGATTGGGGGAGCTCTTCGACGACGTCCCCGGGCTGACCTGTGAGATGGAACGCGTTATCGCCTCGAGCGGCCACGGCCTGTGGCTCGCTGGTAGCTCCCGATCGAAGATCGAGGACGCCCTCACGGACGCAGCAGCGATCGACACGTACTCGTGCATCACTGATGACGAAGAACGGTATCTGTACGACATCGAGTTCGACGACGGGACCGTCGATCCCTTCGAAGTCGTCCTCGAGCAGAACGGAACGGTTCTGAGCGCGTCGGCGTCGAACGGATCCTGGCTGTTGAGCGTTCGCGTCATCGATCGAGAAAACGTCAGCACGCTGTACGACCGGCTGGTCGAGTACGACGTTTCACCGACCATCGTCCGGCTGTTCGATCTAGCCGAAGAGAGCCGCACCCAGTGTGGCCTGACCGCGCGCCAGTACGAGACGTTGGTCGCTGCGATCGATCACGGCTACTTCGAGATCCCACGCGAAGTCTCGATGCAGGAACTTTCGGACGAGCTCGACATCTCCCACCAGGCGCTGTCAGAGCGCCTCCGTCGGGCGTACCGAGCGCTCGTCACCTCCGAACTCAACGTCACCGAGGAAGAAGCCACCGCACCGCCGCTTGCCTCGGACTAG
- a CDS encoding MBL fold metallo-hydrolase has protein sequence MDRITLGNDEFEGRNNVYVLLDEETDDLALVDTGVSAPDIRADLEDGLAARGYGLEDVDDIVLTHFHVDHAGLAGEIQAESDATVFVHEADAPLVEHDPEAMTELDERRRELLDVWGVPAEATAELLSILDGTREIDGKPADATPIEDGTILEVGGRTIETVHAPGHAAGLCCFEIVDGGDGGDGSEAFVGDAILPVYTPNVGGADVRVDRPLEQYLETLRTIVDRDYDRVWPGHRDPIDEPTDRALAIADHHRDRTERVLDVLEEHGPADPWTVSAHLFGDLSGIHIVHGPGEAFAHLDHLHHEGVVSLEGGEYRLIESDVDLEEIVGTIE, from the coding sequence ATGGACCGAATCACGCTGGGGAACGACGAATTTGAGGGGCGAAACAACGTCTACGTTCTCCTCGACGAGGAGACCGACGATCTCGCTCTCGTCGACACCGGCGTCTCCGCGCCGGACATTCGAGCGGATCTCGAGGACGGTCTCGCCGCGCGTGGCTACGGACTCGAGGACGTCGACGATATCGTTCTCACCCACTTTCACGTCGACCACGCGGGACTCGCCGGTGAGATTCAGGCCGAAAGTGACGCGACCGTCTTCGTTCACGAGGCCGACGCGCCGCTCGTCGAACACGACCCCGAGGCGATGACGGAACTCGATGAGAGACGACGGGAGCTCCTCGACGTCTGGGGCGTTCCGGCGGAGGCAACTGCAGAGCTTCTCTCGATACTCGATGGAACGAGGGAGATCGACGGAAAACCGGCGGACGCCACGCCGATCGAGGACGGGACGATCCTCGAGGTTGGTGGACGGACGATCGAAACCGTTCACGCACCCGGGCACGCGGCCGGGCTCTGTTGCTTCGAGATCGTCGACGGCGGCGATGGTGGGGACGGTAGCGAGGCGTTCGTCGGCGACGCCATTTTACCGGTCTACACGCCGAACGTCGGCGGAGCTGACGTCCGAGTCGATCGACCGCTCGAGCAGTATCTCGAGACGCTTCGAACGATCGTCGACCGTGACTACGACCGAGTTTGGCCCGGTCACCGCGATCCCATCGACGAGCCGACCGACCGCGCGCTGGCGATCGCCGATCACCACCGCGACCGAACCGAACGGGTTCTCGACGTTCTCGAAGAACACGGCCCGGCCGATCCGTGGACCGTCAGCGCCCATCTGTTTGGCGACCTGTCGGGTATCCACATCGTTCACGGTCCCGGGGAGGCCTTCGCACACCTCGATCACCTCCATCACGAAGGCGTGGTTTCGCTCGAGGGCGGAGAGTACCGGCTGATCGAGTCGGACGTCGATCTCGAGGAGATCGTCGGAACGATCGAGTGA